GCAGCCTCGACGACCCGGACAGTATCAGGATCGGCCTTGGCGCGGTCGCCTATGTAGTAGGTCTCGTTGAGATCGCCGTGGAAGCCTTCGTGGTAGAGAGTGACATCAAGGTTGACAATatcgccatcaagaagaacgCGCTTATCGGGAATGCCGTGGCAAATAACCTCGTTGACTGATGTGCACACAGACTTGGGGAAGTGGTTGTAGTTCAAGGGCGACGGATAAGACTGCCTGCTTGTTAGTCAAGCCCGGAATCTCCACAGAGAAAAGGTCATACGTTGCGCTCAATGCAGGCCTTGTGAACAATCTCGTCAATCTcatcggtggtgatgcctgGCCTCAGGGCAGCAGCCGCGATATCCAAAACTTCTCTGGCCAGACGGCAGACCTTGCGCATGCCATCCTGCTCCTTGGCGTTGAGCTGCTCAATCTTGTTCGCCCTAACGAGAGATCGGCCAGCCTTGGGAATACCATCTTCGGCGTAATCGGGGTGAGGTATCGACTTGGGGACTTCGCGCTTGGGAGAAAGAGGATAAACTGGTCGGAGGGGTCCAGAGAAGCGGAAGGTTGGGAATGGGTTGTAGTAGCCGGTGTCTGGATCGGGTTTAGAAACCACCTTGGGTACGAACAAATTTCGGGGGTCAAATATACTGGTCTCTGTCTTGTGCATGGACTTGTGTGTGGTCTgttgaaagagaaaaaggtcaGCACGTTGCGCTGTTGGAAATAGCTTCAGCATAGGCGGAGGGGGTAACTGCGCACCCAGTTCTTCTTGAAGCAGTCCTGCGAGCAGAAGAAGCTGTCCTTGATACCCAAGCTCAAGCACTTGGGGCATTGGAGGGAGctggcctcattttcgcagTCGACACCGAGGcacttcttcttcgttgGGGGTTCTtcggccatggtgatggtatCTTTTTTGCGGGGTCTTGCGAAGGAGGGGCAACCGAGATTTGCGATGAAGAGCGCTGAAAGAGTCGGGGATCGATAGTTTGTTGCTTGTGTTGATGCTGTCGAATATCCTACAGAATTCAACAAAGCTGGCCCAGGTCAGGTCTGCGCTTCCAGtcacaacaaacaacaatgGGGTGGACCAGGACCAGGCAAAGAATTGTACTTTTCAGGGCGCACCCAGAACAGAGCTTGTGCAGGGCGCCGGGTTGACAGGGGTCCCGTCCAAAATCGCGTGGACGGGCCTGGATTCGTCGCCGCAAAAACGGCACTGTGGCGTCGGGTTGTGGCGGGGGTACCAGCCGGCAGCTTACATAAGTCTTAAACGCCCGCGTAGGCCCGCCGATGGTAGCCGGTGGAGTTGGCTCGGCATCTGTCAGCCCACTTCTTCCAATCATCTCAACCCGAATGAAACAACTGCTGGAAGAACTCGAGTGTTTTTTGAGATATTTTGTTGCGGGCTGAGTCTGGAAAatggtgaagaagcagaagattGTGGTGATTGGGGCTGGGCCTGTCGGGTCACTGGCAGCTCTGTATGCTGCTAGCCGTGGAAATGACGTCGAAATCTACGAACTGCGGGGAGGTAAGCATGGGCTTTTTTCTACTGCTTTTGAAGCCATCACCGACCGTTCCACTTGGCCCTCATTCGCCGCTCTCACTTACACCCGACCTGGCGACACTCAAAATCAATTCAATTATTTTGCTACTTGTTGATAGAGCACACAATTGACAATGACCATGACTAGACCTACGTGACCCGTCGACGACGCCACTAAACTTCACAAAGTCCATCAACTTGGCCCTGTCAGAGCGTGGCTTGAATGCTATGCGCCACGCAGGCCAACCAAAGCTCATCGACCACGTCAAAGCTGCCACCATTCCCATGAGAGGCCGCATGATTCACGGAAAGAAACCAAATGGTCAACTTTATGAGGAAGCCCAAGACTATGATATCCATGGAAGGGTAGGCTGGCCTCACGTCCTTGTCTCTCATCTTATACTGACCTTTCTATCCAGGCAATCCTCGCCATTGACCGCGGTGGCCTCAACAAAAGACTGCTCGATATCCTCGAAGAAATGCCCAACGttaccttcttcttcaatcACAAGCTTACAGGAGCCGActtcaacaagaacaaggcgTGGTTCGAGGTGAAAGATGGGACTTCATCAGGGGAGAAAGGGCAGCGAGCCCGGGAAATTGAGATCGATTTCGACTTTATGATTGGTGCCGACGGCGCTCACTCGGCAGTCCGATATCACCTTATGAAGTACACACGCATGGACTATGAGCAACAGTACATCGACACGTTGTGGTGCGAGTTTCAGATCCAGCCCAAGGAAAACCCAGAAGATGATAGCTTGATGTCCAAGTTCCGGATATCGCCTAATCATCTGCACATCTGGCCAGGGAAGAAGTTTATGTTTATCGCCATTCCCAGCGACGTAAGATCAgctcccttccctccttccccctaCATCATGCTAATCATCGCTTTTCAGGACGGCACCTTCACCTGCACCCTCTTCGCCCCCGCCGAATTCTACACTTTCCTCGAATCCGACCCCTCGGGCGCCCACATCCCTGACTTTTTCGACACCTACTTCCCCGGCGTCACCgacctcatcccccccgcccaattgatctcctcctttcactccaacccccacctccccctcatcagcatcaaATGCAAGCCCTACCACTACAGTTCCTCGGCCGTTATCGTAGGCGACGCCGCTCACGCCATGGTCCCCTTTTACGGTCAGGGCATGAACGCCGGTCTGGAAGACGTCCGCATTCTGTTCGACATCCTAGACAAACACGCAAGAATGGACGAAGAAACTGTTGATCACGACCCAGCCTCGGCACGGGAAAGAGCATTGGATGAGTACTCCCGTGTTAGAGTGCAGGATGCTCACGCGATCAATGATTTGGCACTGCAGAATTATGTGGAGATGAGAGCCTCGGTTTTGAGTTTGAGTTATCGGTTTAGgaagtggctggaggagcagctgAGTGTTTGGTTgcctgggttggggtggCAGACGAAGTATTCGAGGGTGAGTTTTGGGAATGAGAGGTATAGTGAGGTTGTGAGGAAGAGTGAGCACCAGGGCAGGGTGCTGATGAGGGCGTTGACGGGGCTGTTGTTTGGGGCTTTGGGGGGGCCGTTagtggcggtgggggtggtgatggcggttcGGTATCggagggcggtggatgtGGGGTTGAGGGCGGCGATGGGGAATGTGGATAGTATGGTTGAGTATATGACTATGAATAGGtagggtgatggtggccaTGAGGATTTCTTTGTATATAGAGAATGGGAAGAGACACTTGAGCATGAAGAGTTAGATATATCTTactgctgttgatgatgccgatcAGGTCGATCAGTCGTTTCAGTTGTAGGTTAAGTGGTAGTGTTAGTGTTGCAAATGTTGAGGATTCGCGCTGAAGCTGAGCGAGCAGGTGAGATTGCAGTTCTCATAGGACGGTTTTCTTCGCGTACACATGATtgcagaaacaaaaaaggtTGCGGTTCCATTGATTCCATGTATGCTTTATACAACTAGTATCCTGAACCCGTTACACTCATTCTCGCTTTCAGATTCATCAGTATCCGGCTCAACATAACCTCCACGGAATAATTTACCGTTTTGGGCATTTGTTCCCACCACTGGTTTCAATTCAGCCCTCAGTCGCTTTTGGAAAAGTATACCCCACTCATGAACACCACAACGCCATTGCTGTCGTCATGAACTTCTGTCGCGAGATCACCTTTGCCGGAGGTCCATGAGCTCAACGGTGTCAGTGTCACCATGCCCGGAACCGCAGCCCCGATGCCAATCTCGACAGTGGAAGAGTTGGAGAACATAACGACAACGCCACTTCGAGTCGTGGTATACGTCTTGTTCACAACCCAGATTCCATGTTGTTCGACGATCTTCCTGTGCCGCCTTAATATCTTGACCCTGTTCTCTTTGACCCATTTCAAGGTAGCCGACTCGTCACAGACACGGTGTCTCAAAACAGGATTTTGGATCGTGAGAACCGCACCTTCGTCCTTCTCACAGATGAACACCATCTTGGGTGACGGTGAGATTGGCGATAATATGCTGAGAGCGCGTGGTTAGACCTCAAAGGTCAATAGGTATTATGCAAAGCAGGGGTGGGGGGCATCCTACTTGGCCGCGACTTCACCGCCTAACTCACGGGAGATCACGGATCTGGACTTTTTCAGCCCCCATATCAAGCTAGATGGCTTCTCATGCCTGCTCCTGACAAGTTCATCATCGGGTGCTGTCCATCCTCTCGAGGTGACAAGGTCTTTCCCAGCGGTAAGGTCAGCAATGAAATGCCAGTCACCGTCTGAGTCGAAGTATCCGCAGCAGTTCATCAGTGGTAAATTTCTTATATAGTGCCCATCCGTAGGAGTGGTCCTGGAGAAGGGGGGCATAAACACGATCGAGTCGTGAGTTGTTTGGGAGGATGCTGACCTTGTCACCGCCTGACAGGAAAGGGACAGAACACAGGTGGGAAAAAACCTTTCGTCTGCACTGGGTAAGATTAGTGAATGGATCAACGAAAGTcttttttgattttttttggatggatggatctCGAGACATTCCATTGCTTTCGGAATCTGGCTTCCTTTTTCAAGTCGTGCCCAATGTGGAGCAGGGGGCAATTGTACTGCCACAGCGGCTCTTTGCCTCAGCGATCTCTGGCTGCGTAAATAAATAACGATCATTGGCTCAAAGCTGTGGCTATGGCTGCTGTAATCTGTCTGCTGTTAGAAACACATAAAACGCCTTTCTAGATAACAATAGATTATAGGTATGAATGGGAATACACATCGCCCCAATGTCATGAACGCCTTTCGTGCACAGCTTCAAGCACCAAAGTGTACATATGGAACCCACAATGCCTTCTCTCGCGATGACCCCTGGCACATTCAAGGTTCCTATCTCCCCTCGTCCCTCCACGTccggcttcctcctcttgctgGACCCACTCATCTCTCAAAGCAACGACCGCACCGTGAAGCGCAGTTCTAACCGAGACATCGTCCAGCTATGTTGTTTCCAGAGATGTATACACCTTCTTGGCCATGTCGACACATAACTGGTCATCGACGTCCCAGAGCGTGGCGATGATATGTCGAAACCCGGCAACTTGGAATGCGGCAGCGAGATGTAGCTCA
The sequence above is a segment of the Podospora pseudoanserina strain CBS 124.78 chromosome 5, whole genome shotgun sequence genome. Coding sequences within it:
- a CDS encoding hypothetical protein (EggNog:ENOG503PAST) codes for the protein MIVIYLRSQRSLRQRAAVAVQLPPAPHWARLEKGSQIPKAMECLEIHPSKKNQKRLSLIHSLILPSADERFFPTCVLSLSCQAVTRSASSQTTHDSIVFMPPFSRTTPTDGHYIRNLPLMNCCGYFDSDGDWHFIADLTAGKDLVTSRGWTAPDDELVRSRHEKPSSLIWGLKKSRSVISRELGGEVAANILSPISPSPKMVFICEKDEGAVLTIQNPVLRHRVCDESATLKWVKENRVKILRRHRKIVEQHGIWVVNKTYTTTRSGVVVMFSNSSTVEIGIGAAVPGMVTLTPLSSWTSGKGDLATEVHDDSNGVVVFMSGVYFSKSD
- the BNA4 gene encoding kynurenine 3-monooxygenase, mitochondrial precursor (COG:C; EggNog:ENOG503NUXH) is translated as MVKKQKIVVIGAGPVGSLAALYAASRGNDVEIYELRGDLRDPSTTPLNFTKSINLALSERGLNAMRHAGQPKLIDHVKAATIPMRGRMIHGKKPNGQLYEEAQDYDIHGRAILAIDRGGLNKRLLDILEEMPNVTFFFNHKLTGADFNKNKAWFEVKDGTSSGEKGQRAREIEIDFDFMIGADGAHSAVRYHLMKYTRMDYEQQYIDTLWCEFQIQPKENPEDDSLMSKFRISPNHLHIWPGKKFMFIAIPSDDGTFTCTLFAPAEFYTFLESDPSGAHIPDFFDTYFPGVTDLIPPAQLISSFHSNPHLPLISIKCKPYHYSSSAVIVGDAAHAMVPFYGQGMNAGLEDVRILFDILDKHARMDEETVDHDPASARERALDEYSRVRVQDAHAINDLALQNYVEMRASVLSLSYRFRKWLEEQLSVWLPGLGWQTKYSRVSFGNERYSEVVRKSEHQGRVLMRALTGLLFGALGGPLVAVGVVMAVRYRRAVDVGLRAAMGNVDSMVEYMTMNR
- the fma1 gene encoding Methionine aminopeptidase 1 (COG:E; EggNog:ENOG503NUS5; MEROPS:MER0001342), which translates into the protein MAEEPPTKKKCLGVDCENEASSLQCPKCLSLGIKDSFFCSQDCFKKNWTTHKSMHKTETSIFDPRNLFVPKVVSKPDPDTGYYNPFPTFRFSGPLRPVYPLSPKREVPKSIPHPDYAEDGIPKAGRSLVRANKIEQLNAKEQDGMRKVCRLAREVLDIAAAALRPGITTDEIDEIVHKACIERNSYPSPLNYNHFPKSVCTSVNEVICHGIPDKRVLLDGDIVNLDVTLYHEGFHGDLNETYYIGDRAKADPDTVRVVEAARECLDKAIAMVKPGTLFRDFGNTIEAHAKSKDCSVIRTYVGHGINRIFHCPPNIPHYAKNKAVGECKPGMTFTIEPMIALGKYRDITWPDNWTSTTIDGKKTAQFEHTLLVTETGVEVLTARTPTSPGGPVAMPASS